The following are from one region of the Equus przewalskii isolate Varuska chromosome 21, EquPr2, whole genome shotgun sequence genome:
- the SCAND1 gene encoding SCAN domain-containing protein 1 produces the protein MAATEPSLAAPGSPAPLPEKEEGAGLSSSPERNSAGSSSTPEATPPALEPPSPNAAVPEAVPTPPAAAPAALGSAPPAEAAPRSPAGPGGSRPGPETFRQRFRQFRYQDAAGPREAFRQLRELSRQWLRPDIRTKEQIVEMLVQEQLLAILPEAARARRLRRRTDVRITG, from the coding sequence ATGGCGGCAACCGAGCCGAGCTTGGCGGCCCCTGGGAGCCCCGCGCCGCTGccggagaaagaggaaggagccGGCCTGAGCTCAAGCCCGGAGCGTAACTCTGCGGGCTCCTCGTCGACCCCTGAGGCCACACCGCCTGCCCTCGAGCCCCCCAGCCCTAACGCCGCGGTCCCCGAAGCGGTTCCTACGCCTCCCGCGGCGGCCCCCGCGGCCCTGGGCTCCGCGCCGCCTGCCGAAGCCGCTCCGCGCTCCCCCGCAGGCCCCGGCGGCTCCCGGCCCGGCCCGGAGACGTTCCGCCAGCGTTTCCGGCAGTTCCGCTACCAGGATGCGGCAGGCCCGCGGGAGGCATTCCGACAGCTGCGGGAGCTCTCCCGCCAGTGGCTGCGGCCCGACATTCGCACGAAGGAGCAGATCGTGGAGATGCTGGTGCAGGAGCAGCTGCTCGCCATCCTGCCCGAGGCGGCGCGGGCCCGGCGGCTTCGCCGCCGCACCGATGTGCGCATCACCGGCTGA